The stretch of DNA ATCCTTCAGATTAAAAGGAAAGAAACGAGGGATGAAGCTCCAAGTTCTCTCGGGTGAGAAATTGAATGCCACATAAAATCCGTCcatctgtttttgaatccgattatagtactgagttcctatcaacacaggctacaattggacgtaagttttattatgtttagacatgatttgaaattatgatattgtcagaattgaatataaatcagatatagtgtttctgctacagtagacattgaataactgaagtcagattaaagaatagactgtttatgaaattgttacgaatttcagagttgatttagttgagattctatatcaaagttgtgttattattcagattatgaattgtactgatactgattatgaattttgatattatatctgtgatgttgagattgacggggttatcgagactgtatcgttatgccgccgaaacatcagttgatttagattgatctgattcagtaatgatttcgattgtattgtgataacgtgaatatgaattagattgtatatTGTTCCGATATGGATCCGATTATGTATTGATCAGggtatatttcgatttgaatagtaatcagaacaggttttgaattgagttatatactgtTATTGTATTTATGCAATCGTCAttgtcagatttgatatggacagattggaatacaagacttcgtatTCATCAGATCgtgaagagaaaggtataaatcgatgttatctgggagatcgacttgagttagattctactcaagtttccctaaaccacatacttgtatggtattgtttttatacctttgtgttttaatgattatgtttattctattTAGTTAGAAGTAGAAAGTAGAGAGCTATTGAGTAAGAGTCACTGACACAAGATTTAGATTTTGACAGTATagtcactgacccattgcacattgtcagactAGGCTTGTCTTGGTAGATACGCCAAGGCACTGGACGTTTGGTGTATCGATGTGCTTAAGATACAGATATTGttcttattgtagattattctaTACAGCTAGACCAAAGTCTAGAAATAAGAACGTATCGCCACCGCGACTGGTagtagtaggtgggagacttgttacatTCTTATTCACCAGGATCCCTAGTTTAGAATgtgagatgagtcgagtcttagatgTTGAGACTAGAATATGAATTACAGATctgtattgattatgtttcgtagattacgattcatgtttttatttatagattaatattgatacatgttgtttgattatgatacatgtgagaagatataattcatacttttatgttaattcaAGTAATtacatgtatacattgtttatactgggatttattctcaccgaagtatccgactgttgtcttgtttgtttgtgtgcatgacaacaggtgggacgtGATCGGgggaagatgatgagagaagacgagtttagagtggtgattccggacttatggtagatttggtttaatacttgacagttagtagttgaaccttagactattttggataattgttgtacattattgtacttatatactgagatgtatattagttaTATTCCACTATattccgcagttatattttaaaaataaaaatttttagaccctgattatcttaattgataattaaatcccaaagagatgattaaaaagatgattagcgtccgggtccccacagtggaGGCAGCGAGCTAGGgtagagtgttcgccatgcaggcagaggaggcgaacccagacataACCCTGATGACTGGTAACTTATTTAAGTCAGCACCACATTATTTttgctatgcatgtttttaattttatttgggattattagtgtgctagttagtatttttttggcaacttgtgtagagatttttctactGTGCATGAGGTTAAGATTAGAATTTGGGGatataagtttttgtgttgTACCAACGTCTCtcatgaaatattttcattaagaggGTAGCCAGgtaggccttgatagattcatgGGCCACTCACTCTTTTACTTTGGAGACGTTCGCTAATCATCTGGACGTCAAGTatattggactcgacgtgagctattcagtgacagtcccatcaggggaggagttatcagctactagtgtggtcagagaaattgatcttgaactgcaaggccacctagtgtatgctaATCTGAttgtgttgccgatgccagaatttgatattaacTTGGGAATGGAGTGGCTGACGAAGAACATAGTTCTTGTTGACTTTCAAAAAATATCAGTGTTGGTAAGGCCGTTGGGCATGGAACAGTTTCTCTTTGAGCCAGatagatggagaagtttccctcgcatgaactcttgcatgcaggcacgaAGACTTATTCATAAGGGTTGTCAGGCTTACTTGGTCAGAATTGTTTTAGCTCTTGAAGTACCCAATCCATCGATATCAGATGTACCAGTAGTCCGAAATTTTCCTGACGCCTTTCCAGATGatgtcacaggccttccactaGAGAGAGAAGTGGAGTTTACCATTGACTGTATGCCAGGCACCGTGCCAATTTCAAAGGCACCGTACcgtttagctccagctgagatgttagagctcaaaccgCATATTCAGGAGCATCTTAACAAGGAATTTATTTGCCCTAGTTTATCACCATGGGAcacaccagtgctctttgtaaagaagaaagatgggagcatgaggctgtATATCGATTATCTAGAACTGAACAAAGTAACGATttagaacaaatacccactacCAAGGATCAAGGACTGATTCGATCAGTTTCATGGAGCTACAGTGTTCTATAAGATAGATCtgcgatcagggtatcatcagctgaaggtaAAAGATGCATACATTCATAAAACAGCTTTCAGGACAcgatatgggcactacgagttcttagtaattcCGTTTGGACTGACAAATGCTTCAGCGATATTTATGGACCTCATgatcgagtatttcagccctacctagattagttcgtcatagtgttcattgacgacattctgatctactcgaagagccatgagcaGCACAGTAAACCATTGGGTACAATTTTACaggtcttgcagagtcgcaagttgtttgcaaaattccGTAAGTGATAATTCAGGTTGGAGAAGGTagtgtttttgggtcatataatatctagtAGTGTtgttgaggtggatccagctaaggtGGCAATGGTTAAGGAATGagttgagccaaagaatgcgtcagagatccgcagtttcctaGGTTTAGTAGGCTACTACAGGAAATTCATTCAAGGATTTTcttccatagcagtgccactcacctcATTGACTAAAAAgaactcttatttcagcgccagtgttagccatgcccgCAGAACAAGGCAAATTTGTGCTATACATCGATGCTTCTAAACTCGGTTTAGCCTTAGTTTTGAAGCAgcatggtcgggttatagcttatgcctccagacagttgaaagtgcatgagaagaactatctgactcatgatcttgagtatCTGTcattgtctttgcgttgaagatatggagacactatatgtatggtgagaaatgccaaatatttactgatcacaagagtctcaagtacttcttcacacagaaagagctgaatatgagacaaagacgttGGTCAGAGTTAGTGAAATACTATGATTGCGAGTTAAGATACCATCTGGGGAtggctaatgttgtggcagatgctttgagcagaaacgTTGATGTCGTAGCACAACTATCAGTGCAGAGATATCTACAGTCAGAGTTTCAGAGGTTTGGTTTAGAGGTTTATCCCAAGGGTAGAGCTCCTAAACTGTCTAATGTGAAAATCCAGTTTTCTTTGCTAGTCCAAATCCGTAGAGGTCAGCCTTCGGATGAAaaattacagaaatggagactgaaggatgaagccaagggcagtgtactctacacagtgtccaatggcattgtgagatacagaggaaGGATGTTGGTGCCTAATGTTTATTTGATGAGAGAggacattctgacagaggcacatgcatcttcTTATTTtatccatccaggaggtaccaagatatACAAGGATTTAcaaattttgtattggtggcaaGGTATAAAGTGAGACATCAgccgatttgtgtctgaa from Primulina eburnea isolate SZY01 chromosome 6, ASM2296580v1, whole genome shotgun sequence encodes:
- the LOC140835343 gene encoding uncharacterized protein; amino-acid sequence: MPEFDINLGMEWLTKNIVLVDFQKISVLVRPLGMEQFLFEPDRWRSFPRMNSCMQARRLIHKGCQAYLVRIVLALEVPNPSISDVPVVRNFPDAFPDDVTGLPLEREVEFTIDCMPGTVPISKAPYRLAPAEMLELKPHIQEHLNKEFICPSLSPWDTPVLFVKKKDGSMRLLEKVVFLGHIISSSVVEVDPAKVAMVKE